In Deinococcus psychrotolerans, the genomic window AGGGCGCTGACGCCAGGAAACGGCAAGCGGGTGCGGGCGTTGCCGGTCAGCACCGTGCCGAGCATCTGCGGCAAGCTGGTCACGTCCGATTTCAGCACGGTGTCGTCTAGGTCGCTGATGACGGCAAAACGCGGCGAAGCGATGACCCGCAGCGGCGCAAAGATGGTTTTGCTGCGGCCCTCGATGTAGAGCGAGGCCTCCAGCCAGCCTTCTTTTTGAACGCTGTCGGCCATTTGGTCAGGCCGATCCCAAGTCAGGGTAAAAAACCCGTCGGTGTCCGACACGGCGCTGACGGTATGGCCCTCTAAGACGCCGTGAACCGTCACACCGCCGACTTCGCGTGACAAAAGACGCCGCACGATACTCAAAAAATTGCGCCACCTCGGATCACCTCGCCTCGGCGGATGCACCGTGCGCGGCAGCAAGACCCGCCCAGTCAGTTCGAGGTGCTGCGGCGTGCCCCAGCCGGTGTACGGCGTGATGATGATGTCGCCCCTGCGGCGGCGCGGCTGAATAAACGCCGAAAAACGGGCGTCCACGACGGCCACCAGCCGCTCGAAAGCGGGTTGGAGGCGGCGGCCCAGTTGCTTGAGGCTGAGCTGCTGGGCCACAACCTGCCGCAGCCCGGTGAACAGGCGCTTGACGAGTTGCCTTAGCTGCTGGCGGGGGCCGAGTACGGGCACTGAACTTGCCACTTGATTTGCTGGAGGCTGGCTGGAGCTGGGCTGATTCATCGGCTGACCTCGGCAAATCTCATGTAAGCCAGTCTAGAGAGTTGCGGGAACTGCACTGTACGGCGGCTTAGCAATGCAAACTCCTCAGCGGTAACGCTTGGAGCGCATCAGCGCCGTGACGCTGTCCACCACACTGGGGGCGATTTGCTCAAGTAGGGCGGGCAAGCGGTACCACCTCGGCACCAGCACTTCGCGTTTGGGCCGCTCCAGCACGTCGGCAATGGCCCTCGCCACGATCTCCGGCCCCGGCATAGGAATGCTCGCGCCCGCCGTCAGCTCGGTTTTGATAAATCCCGGCGACACCAAGCTGACATTCACGCCGCTGCCGAGCAGTTCGCGCCGCAGGGCCAGCGAAAAGCCGCGCAGACCGAACTTGCTGGCGCTGTAAATGCCCTGAAACGCGACAATGCCCGCCACCGAAGCCACGTTGACAATCTGGCCGTGCCTGCGGGCCCGCATGGCGGGGAGCACCAAACGGGTCAACTCAATCGGCGCTTCCAAATTGGTTTTCAGCACCCGCACCGGGTCGGGATCGTCCCACCACATACCCCGGGCGATGCTGATTCCGGCGTTGTTGATCAGAGCGTCTATTCGGCCAAACTGCCGCAGCGCTTCTGCGACCAGGTGCCTGCGGTCGCCGTCCTCGGTCACGTCAGCCTGCACGGTGATGATCCGTTCACCGCTGGAATCGAGTTCGCTGCGGAGGGCTTCCAGCGCTTCCAGTCGGCGGGCGGCCAGCACCAGCGCGTAGCCCCGGCGCGAAAGTTCACGGGCAGTGGCCGCGCCGATGCCGCTGGAAGCGCCGGTCAGCACAGCCACCGGGCGCGGATTGGGGCGGGAAATGGACATGCTTGAGGGTAAAGGATCACGGGCGGGCGGGGGGCGAACGCTAAAGCACGCTAAAGGTAAAGCCCTGTTCAGCCGCTCATCAGTTTGGGCCTTCAGACTGAGAAGATGACCCGCTCCTTGCCTGCTCTCCTGCTGCTTTCCTGCACCCTGTTGCCGTTCGCGGCGGCCCAAGTTCAAGTGAGTCAAGCCCAAGTGGCTCAGGCCAAGGTTCCCGCCGCGCCGATCAGCCAGCCCGCGCCCAAACCGATTATCAGTCCGGTTCCGAAACCATCACCCGCACCCAAGCCAGCCACACCAGCGATCAAACCCGCTTTGCCGGAACTGGCCCCGCTGCCCGCCGTGCCCAAAGCTGCCGCGCCGCTCGTGCCCTTTTCTGCTGCCCTCACGCCTACCGCTACGCCGCTGCCCCTCGCCAAATTACCCACCGACCCCCTATACCCTCAGCAGTGGAACCTGAACGCCATCAACATGGCAGCGGGCTGGGCGGTTACGGGCGGGCAGGCCATCACGGTGGCGGTACTGGACACCGGCTACATCAATGACCCCGAACTCGCGGGCCGCCTCGTCAACGGGTACGACTTCGTCTCGGACGCTGGGCGTTCCGGCGACGGCGACGGGCGTGATTACGACGCTTCGGGGGTGGGACAGTTCAATTATCACGGCGAGGGGGTGGCCAACATCATCGCGGCGGCGCACGACAATCAGGGCATGGCCGGTATTAATCCGGTGGCCCGCATCCTGGCGGTGCGGGTGGCGGGCGAGGACGGTTTGATCGCTCCGCAAGATCTGATCGACGGCCTGCGCTGGGCGGCGGGGCTGCGGGTATCAGGAGCGCCGAGCAATACCCGTCCGGCCAAAGTCATCAACCTGAGCCTCTATGCCGACTTTATCGCCCTGAGTGGCTGCGACGCCCGCATCCAAAAAGCCGTCGATGAGGTGACGGCAAAAGGCGTGTTGATCGTCGCCGGAGCGGCCAATGACGCGGCCGACGCGGGCGGTTACAGTCCGGCGGGCTGCCGGGGCGTGCTGACAGTGGCCGCCACCAACAGAACCGGGCGGCGGGCCAGCTATTCCAACTACGGCGCGAGCGTAGCCCTCTCGGCTCCGGGCGGCGAGCCGAATGACCCCCTGGTGTTCAGCTCGGTCGCGGGCGAGCAGCGGCGCAACGGCACCAGCTTTGCTGCGCCGCAGGTCGCGGGCGTGGCCAGTTTGGTGATGAGCCTCAATCCCAAGCTGACGCCCGCGCAAATCACCTCGCTGCTGGAACGCACCGCCAAGCCGTTTGCCTTTGGCTGCGACGCCAACCCCGCCAGAACCTGCGGTGCGGGCCTGCTGGACGCGGGCGCGGCTTTGCGGGCCGCTCAGCTGGAGAGCCGTCAGCGCTGAATGTCTGGACTGAGCCTTTAGGCCGAGTATTCGGGCTGGGCGCTCAGGACAACTCCGCACCGACAACACGTTAAGCTGCTGGGCATGAAGCCCAATTCCTTCAACACTTACCTGACGGTGGCCCTCTGCGCGGGGTGGGCCATTTTGCTGATCACCTTTCTGCGAAAAGCCAACTGGCCGCTGGCAGGCCTCAGCGCCGTACTGCTGATCGCCTACGGTGTTCGGTTGTATTTACTGACCAAGCGGCGGGAGTGATTGGGAAGCGCTGTGTTGCTCCTCGACGGGCCGCAGCCAGATTTTGAGCAGTTGAGGCACGCCACCAATCGCCACCCAGACCAACGCGAAATAGCGGATGGCCCGCGCTGGGCCGTCCAGCACAGTGGGGAGCAGGCCCGCCAACGCGCCGAGCGCCAAGTAAACGGCCAGCACGGTCAGTAAACCGATCACCGCCACCCCAATGCGGCCGACCCAACAGCTGGGCGGCAAGTAGCGCGGCGCGGCGAACCAAAATCCGGCCAGTATTCCCAGTCCCCGGCTGTACTCGTCGGGCAAACTGGAGGGCAGCAAACAGGCGACGACCAGTAGTGCCAGCGGCCACCAGAAGGTGTGGGCAAACAGTCCACGGCCTGTCAAACCCGCGCCCGCCAGCCCTGCAAAGATCGCGCCGAGCAGCAAGCCCACCAGCACGTCCGAAGGATAGTGAACGTGGAGGGCGAGGCGCGAGGCGGCGATCAGTGCCACCAGCAGCAAGCACACCGCCCACACCCAGGGCCGCCGAAGCTGCGCCGCGACGCCGCCCCACAGCGCCGCGCTCATCTGGGCGTGACCGCTGGGCAAGCCGGGGCCGCCTGCCGTGGCCTGAGCGGCGGCGCTGGCCACGCTGGGGTCATTGGCAAACGGGCGCGGCAGGTTCAGGCCGTATTTGAGCAGCGAGTTGGTGAGGTAGCTCAGCGCGAAGGCGACGCCCAAAGCGCGGATGCCGCTAGGCCGCACCAGCCAGCCGTAAAGCGCCAGCACCGCGATAAAAATGAGGTCGTTGCCGAGGGCAGTGATCAGTAGCCAAAAGGATTCCAGATTCATTGGAATCTCATGGTAAAGGACGGGGGCAGGGCCTGAGCGTTCACTTTTCCCGGCTGCGCTAAACTGCGGCCATGACCCTCAGCGCCCCCAGCGTGACGACGCCCGTCAAGCACAACTCGCCTTACGCCCTCGAGCTGCGCAACATCACCAAGCGCTTTCCTTTGGTGCTGGCCAACGACAACATCTCTATGGAAGTCAAATGGGGCAGCGTTCACGCGCTGTGCGGCGAAAACGGTGCGGGCAAATCCACCCTGGTCAAGATCGTCTACGGCGCTCAGCCGCCGACCTCCGGCGAGATCGTGGTGGACGGGCAGGTGGTCAACTTGAAAGACCCCAGCGACGCTATCAAACTGGGTATCGGGATGGTGTTTCAGCACTTTATGCTGGTCGAGCCGCTGACCGTCACCGAAAACGTGATTCTGGGCAGTGAACCCACCAAGGGCGGCGCGATCGACTACGCTGGAGCGCGGAAAAAAGTCGCCGAACTGATCAAGCAGTTTAACTTCGGCCTCGACCCTGACGCCAAAATTGAAGACCTGCCGGTGGGGATGCAGCAAAAGGTCGAGATTCTCAAAACGCTGTACCGGGGCGCACGCATTTTGATTCTGGACGAGCCGACGGCGGTGCTGACCCCATCGGAAACCGACGAGCTGTTCGAGTTTCTCAAGGGCCAGTACGCGGCGGCGGGCAACAGCGTGGTGTTCATTTCGCACAAGCTCCACGAGGTACTGCACATCTCCGACGCCATTTCGGTGATCCGCGACGGCAAGATGATCGGCACCATTCCGACCAAGGGAGCCACCACCGAAACGCTGGCCAACATGATGGTGGGCCGCGAAGTGACCCTCAAAGTCGACAAGGAACCGGCCCAGCCCGGCGAAGTGGCGCTGGACGTCAGAGACGTGGTGGTGGTCAACGAGCACAAGAAAAACGTGGTCAACCGGGTCTCGTTCGCGGTGCGGCGCGGCGAAATCGTCGGCATCGCGGGCGTGGAGGGCAACGGCCAGAGTCAGTTGGTGGAAGCCATCACCGGCCTGATCACGCCCCAGAGCGGCAGCATCACCTACGACGGCAAAACCGCGCACGGCGTCAAAGCGGTGGGGCAAGCCGGCGTCTCGCACGTCCCCGAAGACCGCAACGAGCGAGGCTTGGTGCTGGAGATGACCACCGCCGAGAACTTCATTTTGGGTGAGCAGGATCAGGCTCCGTTCGTGGGGCCGTTCGGGCTGCTCAAGCTGGACGTGATCGAGAAAAATGCCCGCGACCTGAGTGAAGCCTACGATGTGCGCCCGCGCTCGACCGCGCTGCAAGCCGGGCGCTATTCCGGCGGAAACGCCCAGAAAATCATCGTGGCCCGCGAAATGAAAAAAAATCCCAAGATTCTGGTCGCCAGTCAGCCGACGCGCGGCGTGGACATCGGGGCGATCGAATTTATTCACGCCCAGATCGTCAAAGCGCGGGATGAGGGACTGGCCGTGCTGCTGATCAGCGCCGACCTGGGCGAAGTGATGAACCTCGCCGACCGCATTCTGGTGATGTACGAGGGCCAAGTGGTCGGTGAGGTACAGGCCGACCAAGCCACCGAAACGCAGCTCGGCTTGATGATGACCGGCAGCACGCTGGCCAACACCACCCCAGCGTCAGCCAGTCACGCGGCGGCCAACACTTCGGCAACGAAGTAAACCGGTAAGCACCCCAGCGCCTTGCCCCGAACCTTGAGCGCCTCAGCGCCGGCTTTGGTGGTCTTCCCACACCTCACGGCAGCGGGAATCCGTTCTCCCGTCGCCACCCTCTAGAATGCCTGCATGACCGCCGAACCCCACACCCGCCCCGCGCCCGACGCTGCCGAGGCGCTCACCGCCGCGCAGCAGCCCCGCGCCACTGCCGAGCAGCTCGGCACGCTGTCTGTTCACCCGGATGTCCGTGTGCGCTCGGCGGTGGCCCGTCACCCCAACACGCCGCCGCACACGCTGGGCCTGCTCTCCGAGCGCTTTCCCGAAGAAGTGCTCAGCAATCCGGCCATGACTTTGTTGCGCCTGGCCCGCCCGCACCTGCTCTCCGAGTTTCCAGATGTGGGCGTGGCGGCGCTGGCCAGCTTGCCCGCCGCACCGGACTGGGTGATCGACGCGGCGCTGCGGCACGAAAGCGTCAGCGCGGTGCTCGCGGTAGCCCGCCGCAAGTCGCTGAGCGCAGGGCGCATTCGGATGCTGGCCGGAAGCGGGCTGTGGCAGGTGCGCGAGGCCGCCGCCGCCCGAGCAGATTTACCCGCAGAACTCCTGAGTCAGCTCGCCAGCGACGACGACTACGACGTCAGGAAAGCGGTGGCGCTGCGAGACGACGTGCCGGAAGGCCTCCTGGCCGGACTCGTTCGCGACGCGCACAGCATGGTCAGGGCGCACGTGGCCCGCCGTTTGGACTTGCCGCTGCCGCTGATGCTGCTGCTGGCCGACGACGACGATTCCGACGTGCTCTCGGTGCTGGCGCGGCGCATCGACTTGCCGCCGCAGGTGCGCCAAACCCTGATGGCCCACGAAACCGAAGGCGTGCGGGAAGCCAGCTTGCAGGCGTGGGCGGTGCCGCAGGCGTGGCTCTCCAGGGCCGAGCAAGACCCCAGCCCCGAAGTCCGCGCCGCGCTGGCCCGCCGGCCCAATCTGAGTCCGGACATGCTGCTGCGCCTCGCCCAGGACGAAGCCGAAACGGTGCGCCGCGCCCTTTTGGAACGCGACGATTTACCGGACGAAGCGGTGGCACTGCTGGCCCGCGCTCCCGAACAAGACATCCGGCTGCATGTGGCGAGCGCCATGAACTTACCCGAGCAGGCCATCGATATCTTGATGACCGACGAGGACGCCGCCGTGAGAACGGTGCTGGCGGTGCGGCCCGATCTTGGCGAAGCGCGACTGCTGCGGCTGACAAAGGATGCCAACGCCGAAGTGCGCCGCGCCACCGCGCTCAGTCCTCAGTCGAGCTTGGCGGTGCTGGCCCGGCTCTGCACCGATGCGAACGCTGGAGTGCGCCGCGCCGCCGCGCTGCACGCCCTGATGAGCGCCGACCAACTCGCTTTGCTGGCCGCCGACTTGGATGCGGGCGTGCGCCTGAACGTGGCTTCCCGCGCCAATTTGCCCGGCGAGTGGCGTGAGCGGCTTAGCCGGGACTCCAACGCGGTGGTCGCCGCCCAAGCCAAAAGCGGAAATCAGGAAGAAGTCCAGCACTTTTTGCAGCCGTAAACCACTCACCGAACAAGCGTGAAGTGCGCCAGAGACGCTTTGTTCAGCGCGGACTTTACAACCCCTCACCTTTAATCCCCCAGCGCTTCTTCGGCCACCGCTCCGGCGGGCGCGGGGTTCTCGGTCAGGTGCGGCAAAGCCACGAAGAATACCGCTCCAGCTCCCAGCTCGCTCTCGGCCCAGACGCGCCCACCATGCCGGGTCACGATGCGCCGAACGTTGGCCAGTCCTATGCCGCTGCCCTCAAATTCGTCAGCGCGGTGCAGGCGCTGGAAGACGCCGAACAACTTATCGGCATAACGCGAGTCGAAGCCCACACCGTTGTCGCGCACTTCCAGCACGGTTTCACTGCCGGTCTGGTTGGCCCGCATGGTAATGGTGGGTGACCCGGACTTGGCACTGTACTTGGCGGCGTTGCCCAGCAAATTGAGCAGCACTTGGCGCAGCAACGACGCGTCGCCGCGCACCTGCGGCAGCTCACCGACGTCCCAAGTGGCCTCGCGGCCCGGCGAACTCAGGCGCAACTCGGCAATCACCTCGGCCACCAAATTACTCAGCGCCACCTCGCCCTGACGCATTTCCTGACGGCCCATCCGCGAAAATTCGAGGAGGTCGTCGATAAGTTGGCCCATCCGTGAGGCCGCGTCACCGATGATACCCATGTAGCGCTGGCCGCGCACGCTGACGGTGCTGCCGGGGTCTTTTTGCAGCAAATCGGCAAACCCGACGATGTGGCGCAGCGGGGTGCGCAGGTCGTGCGAAACGCTGTAGCTGAAGGCCTCTAATTCGCTGTTGGCTTCTTCCAACTCGGCGGTGCGCTGCTTGACCCGCTGCTCAAGCGACACGTTGAGTTCGCGCAGTTCTTCTTGCGCTTCACGCACCCGCCGCGAGAGTTGGGCGCTCTCGAACGCCACGCTCAAGCGGCTGGCGAGTTCTTGGGCAAGTTCGAGGTCGCGGTCACGCACATGTTGCCGGAACCCGAAGGCCAACAGCGGGCTGTCGCCGCCGCCCAGACTTGTCAGGCCCACCCGCTTGCCGCCGAGTGGCAGCAGCAGCAAGCCGGATAAGTTGCTTTCCAGCAGCGCCTCTCCTTCAACAAGCATGGGGTCGGCACTCAGCAGCGCCTGCTCTACGCCGCGCACCACGTCCGGGTGTGAGAGCAGGCGCACCTCGCGCACGTGCCCGCGCACCTGACTGATCGGCGAGGTCAGTTGGCCGCCGTTTCGGCGCACCCACAGCGCCGACATCGAGGTAAAGCGCTCGTTCATGAGGCTTAGAACCGCCCGCAAGCCGGGAACGCCGCTGTCGGGCGTCTGGCCCTCGCCGCCGATCAGGTGTCCGCTGATGGCCGCCACCAAGCGCGAACTCCACTCGGCGTAAACCTGATCGTCGATGTCGGTGCTGGTGCCCACCCATTCGGGCAGTTGGCCCGCCGCACCCTGAATCGCCACGCTGCGGGTCATGAACGTCCGGTAACTGCCGCCCGCGCCGAGCAAGCGGTGCTCGAATTCAAACGGCTGGCGGCGTCCAAGGGCCTGCATCCAGCGGCGGCTGAATTCGTGGCGGTCGTCGGGATGCAGAGCCGCCAGAAAACCGCTCTGGGCGCGTTCGCGGCCCACATAATCGTACCAGCGGCGGTTAAAATAAGTCGGCTGGCCTTCCTCGTCGGTCAGCCAGACCATCTGCGGCATGCCTTCCAGCACGCCCCGGTAGCGCTCCTCGTTGTGAACGGCCCGCCGCTCAGCTTGCAAGCGGTCATGGATGTCGCTGACCGAAAAGACCCACTCGCTGACCCGCCCGACCGCGTCCAAAATCGGCGCACCCACCATCACGAAGTAGCGAAATTCGCCGAGCACGTTGAGGCTCAGCTCGAGTTGCAGCGGCTTCCCGCTGCTGAGCGATTCCTGCCACGCCGCTTCGAGAGCTGGGCGGTCTTGCGGGTGCAGCACGTCGCGCAGCATGGCCTCGCCGAACGTCTGCTGGTACTTGGCGTTGCGGTACTCCACCGCGCCGCCGTTGCCCGTGTTGCCGATCTCGCTGCCGCCACTCTCTCCACGGCCAGTCTCGCTGCTGTCAATCGCACCGCTGCCGATCTCGCCGCCGTCCGTGACCCACAGCGGATACGGCACGGCTTCTAGCACGCCCCGGTAGCGCCGCTCCCCGGCTTTGAGGGCACGCTCGGCGTCGATGCGCCCGGTGATGTCGTGAATGACTTCAAGGTGCCCGATCACCTCACCGCGCTCGCCTTTGACGGCGCTGCGCTGCATCTCGCCGTAAAAAAGCTGCCCACTGCGGCGGCGGTAAGCGGTGGTGACGCGCTCCAAGCTCGGGCTGCGGTCGATGCGCCCGTCGGCGTGGAGCGCGGCGATACTCTGGCCGCGCAGTTCGTGGGGCGCGTAGCCAAACTGCGGCTCCAACGCGTCGTTGGCGTACAGCACCAAATTATTGGTGTCAGTGAACACGGCGGTATCCTGCATGGCCCTGAAGATCGCTTCGAACTCGGCCCGCGCCCGCTCCAGACTTGAGCGCGACAGCGCCAGCGAGCGGCTGACTTCCTCGGCCCGCAGGCGGGCACGCACCTGAGCTTGAAACGACAGGTAAGAGAAGATGCCGACAAGGGTGCCGGCCAGCATCACTATCCAGGGCGCGGCCACCGCCCAGTCGCGCCCGAAGTCGGCAGGCGCGGCGTGCTTGACCGTCCAGACGCGCCCGCCCACTTCGATTTTCGAGGTGTCTTGAAAAACCGCGCCCGGCGACAAGGTGCCGTAGAGCGGCTTTGAACCGTCACTGATCTGCAACTCCAAGTTGAGGTTGGGTGAGCCGCGCCGCTCCAAGTCCAGACTCCCCAGCAAATCGCTCATCCGAACCGGCACGTACACGACGCCGTAGAGCAGCCCACCGCGCTGCACCGGCAGGTAAAAAATCACGGCGGGCTGATCCGGTCGGCCCTGATCGTTGACGAGTTGCAGCGGCGCGGTGACGCTGGGTTGGTTGCTCAGCCGGGCTTGATCGATGGCGGCGCGGCGCACGCTTTCGCTGTACATATCAAAGCCCAACACGGCGCTCCTGATGGTGCTGGACGGCGCAGAAAACGTCACCGGAACCTTCACGCCGCGTACGCCGGGGCCAAGCGGATGAACATTGAAATCTGAAACGCTGCGGCGCTGATCTTGGGTGTAGGTACTCAGCAGCGCGGGCGGCACCCAGCGGCCAAACCCCATGCTCTGTGCGCCGGGGAGGCGCTGGGGCAAATCCAGATCATCGACGTAGCGCCCGAAGGTGGCGCGGTCGATGTCCGCGCCGGTACTCCACAGCGCCCGCGTGGACACCATCACGTTGACGTAACTGTCGAGCCGCCGCATCAAGCTGGCGTCGAAGGTGGCGACCTCGCGCTGAAAGCGGGCCCGCTGCTGATCGCCCACGAAGTAGGCCACCAGCGCCGCCAAAAAAGCCGAGAGCAGCAGCACCGTCAGCAGCAGCGCCAGCGGGGTGATCCGCAGCGACCAGCGCTGTTTGGGAGAGCGGGGCTCAGTGGAAGTGCTCAAGGTGGTGAATCCTCCACGCGGGCCTGAGGCTGGTTTTCAGAGAGCGCGTCTAAAAAGACCTCGATAGCAGGCTGGCAGTTTGTCCAAGCCATGAAAGCCAGCCGTGCTTGCTGCGCCAGCATTCCCAGTCCGTTTTCGGTGCTCAGGCCGGCTGCTCTGGCCTCACGCAACAAGCGGGTTTCAGCGGGCTTGTAGACCATGTCGTAAATCAGGGCCGAAGGCGGCAAACTGCTGAACTCAAAGTCGGGCAGCGGCGTTTCCTGCGGGTTGCCGAGGCCCGCGCTCGAAGCGTTGACGATCAGCTTGACCTCGGCCCAGGGCACGTTTTGGCGCTCACGTGCCTCGCCGCCCAAATCGGCGCACAGCGACTGGGCTTTGCTGAGCGTGCGGTTGATGACGTAGACCCGGCGGCCCTGTGAGCGCAGCGCGTAGACGGCGGCCCGCGCCGCGCCGCCCGCGCCCAACACCACCGCGCTGCCTGCGGCCGTATCCGAGTTACCCGCCTGTGCGGCTGCCAGCGCCGCCAAAAATCCCGGCGCGTCGGTGTTGTCGCCGTGAAGCTGGCCGCCCCGGTTGATGATGGTGTTGACGGCTCCGATGGAGCGGGCCGCCGCGCTCAACGAATCCAAGAAAGGCAAAACCGCTTCTTTGTGGGGCAAAGTCAGGTTTGCACCCAGCACGTCAACTTGGCGCAAGCTGGCAACAGCCGCGCCCAGCTCAGCGGGCCGGACGTGCCGCGCCGCATAGTAGGCCACCAAGCCGCACGCCGCGAACGCCGCGTTGTGCATGGCCGGCGACAAGGTGTGCGACACCGGATCAGCGAACAGGTAGGCCCGCTGCATCGCTTTGTTTTGTGTTTTACGTTCGCCTGCGTCGTTCATTGGGGATCAGTTTACCGGCTCAGTGGGATTGACAGCGCTGGCTTAGGCCAATTGGCGCTTTCCCTGGAGTTTACCTTTTTGTCAGAATTGGGGGATGAACGGCTGACCTGCACACTGGGCATCTTAATGGAGCGCTCTTCACGGCTGCTCCCCCAGCAGCTTACGCCCGCTGATTTGCCTCCAAGACTCTAAAGACACAATGTAGACCAGCGCACGGCTAGCGCAGAGCAGAGCCCCGAAAATAGGAACATCAGAAACGGTTTCCTGTTCCCTCCTCCCCGCCGCGTGTGAGGGGGAATTTTGCCTTATGGAGACTTCCCCAGTTCTGAAACACAGCTTTGCCCACCTCAGCTCTCACAGGAGTTCCCTTGAACGAACAAACGCTGATTACTGCCCAAATTCGCCTCAACTCACCGGAAGAAGCGCTCAACTTGCTCGGCACGGGCGACGTCAATTTGCGCCGGATGCGTGAGCGCACACCTGCACGCTTGACTGCGCGGGGCGACACTGTCACCATCAGCGCTCAGGACGCGGCGCAGGTCGCCTCAGCAGAGCGGATGGTCAAAGACGCGCTCGAACTGGTCAGAGGCGGCCACGAAGTTACGCCCGAAGCGGTCGACCGGATTGCCAATCTCAACGGCGAGGGCCGCAGCCTCGCTGCCGAAACCAGCAGCGCTCCCACTTTGCCCAGAGGCATCAAACCCAAGACGCCGGGCCAAAAGATTTACCTCGAAAAAGTCGAAAGCAGCGATATTACTTTTGGAATCGGCCCCGCCGGAACCGGCAAGACGTATTTGGCGGTGGCGATGGCCGTCAATGCGCTCAAATCCAAGAAAGTCAAGCGGATCATTTTGACACGCCCTGCCGTCGAAGCAGGCGAGAAACTGGGCTTCTTGCCGGGTGATTTGCAGGCCAAAATCGATCCTTATTTGCGCCCACTTTATGACGCGCTCTACGATATGCTTGATCAAGAGAAGTTTGAAGCGTATTTGACCAGCGGCGTGATTGAAGTGGCTCCACTGGCGTTCATGCGCGGCAGAACTTTGAATGACGCCTTCGTGATTTTAGACGAAGCCCAAAACACCACTGGCGAGCAGATGAAGATGTTTCTAACCCGCATGGGCTTTAGCAGCAAAGTGGTGGTCACCGGCGACGTGACCCAGATCGATTTGCCCAGACACGTCACCAGCGGCCTGGCCATTTCTAAACGCATTCTCAGCCAAATCGAGGGTATCGCTTGGCACGAGTTCACGGACGTGGACGTGGTGCGCCACCCCTTGGTGGGCAAAATTATTCGGGCCTACGAGCAAGCCGAAAATGCCGAGCAAGACAAGCGGGCGGCGAGGCGCGGCGACTTGCAGAGCATTCCCGAAAACGACAAGGGCAGCAGCGAAGGTTAACCGCCTCACTCGCCCTCTGCCCCCGCTCCGGCTTCATCGCTGAGGCGGGGGCTTCTTTGGCTCAGCACACCACTTTCTGATCAGCGCCGTCAGCTTGCTTGACCTTTTGCCAACACTTCGGGGAAGCGGGGGGCAATTGAGCCGCGCAGTTTATTTACTGGCCCAAGCAGGCGGCACAATGCCCGAATGTCTGTTTATCCCTTGCCGGTGGTGCGCTCGCTGGCCGTTGGAACACCGCCGCACACCGTCACCCAAGCCGAGAGCCGCGAGGCCGTCAAACAACTTTTTCCGCGCATGAGCCAGCGCCAGACCATGCTGGCGGTTTTCGACAACGCCCAGATCGATACGCGGGCCATTTCGCGCCCGCCGGAGTGGTATTTGCAGCCGCACGGCTTTGCCGAGAAAAATGCCGTGTATGTGGAAGTCACGCTCGAACTCGGTCAGCGGCTGTGCCAAGAAGCGCTTGACCAAGCCGGCCTCCTGCCGCAGGACGTGGACGCCTTCGTGTTCGTGACCAGCACCGGGATCAGCACGCCGAGCTTGGAGAGCGCCCTGATGGAGCGCATGGGCATCAACCGCCACGCCGCGAGGCTGCCGCTGTGGGGTCTGGGCTGTGCGGGCGGCGCGGCTGGACTGGCCCGCGCCGCCGACTTAGTGAGGGCCGGCTACAAGAATG contains:
- a CDS encoding phosphatase PAP2 family protein, with the translated sequence MNLESFWLLITALGNDLIFIAVLALYGWLVRPSGIRALGVAFALSYLTNSLLKYGLNLPRPFANDPSVASAAAQATAGGPGLPSGHAQMSAALWGGVAAQLRRPWVWAVCLLLVALIAASRLALHVHYPSDVLVGLLLGAIFAGLAGAGLTGRGLFAHTFWWPLALLVVACLLPSSLPDEYSRGLGILAGFWFAAPRYLPPSCWVGRIGVAVIGLLTVLAVYLALGALAGLLPTVLDGPARAIRYFALVWVAIGGVPQLLKIWLRPVEEQHSASQSLPPLGQ
- a CDS encoding SDR family NAD(P)-dependent oxidoreductase, whose protein sequence is MSISRPNPRPVAVLTGASSGIGAATARELSRRGYALVLAARRLEALEALRSELDSSGERIITVQADVTEDGDRRHLVAEALRQFGRIDALINNAGISIARGMWWDDPDPVRVLKTNLEAPIELTRLVLPAMRARRHGQIVNVASVAGIVAFQGIYSASKFGLRGFSLALRRELLGSGVNVSLVSPGFIKTELTAGASIPMPGPEIVARAIADVLERPKREVLVPRWYRLPALLEQIAPSVVDSVTALMRSKRYR
- a CDS encoding App1 family protein, with the protein product MNQPSSSQPPANQVASSVPVLGPRQQLRQLVKRLFTGLRQVVAQQLSLKQLGRRLQPAFERLVAVVDARFSAFIQPRRRRGDIIITPYTGWGTPQHLELTGRVLLPRTVHPPRRGDPRWRNFLSIVRRLLSREVGGVTVHGVLEGHTVSAVSDTDGFFTLTWDRPDQMADSVQKEGWLEASLYIEGRSKTIFAPLRVIASPRFAVISDLDDTVLKSDVTSLPQMLGTVLTGNARTRLPFPGVSALYRALVREPGGSNPIFYVSSSPWNFYDLLWTFLRYRRLPLGPIFLRHWGSEIFSGGAHHKHSIIERLMKTYPALPFVLIGDSGEQDPEIYAEVVRRNPGRVLAVYIRRVTGEARDAGVQQLSAEVKKAGVELVLTRDSLAAAFHAMAMGLISPSELRSVIQSVEKSFSPVDFFQAKQEQFSQRPKLPRRERSKSQKPEAPEAS
- a CDS encoding ABC transporter ATP-binding protein, which gives rise to MTLSAPSVTTPVKHNSPYALELRNITKRFPLVLANDNISMEVKWGSVHALCGENGAGKSTLVKIVYGAQPPTSGEIVVDGQVVNLKDPSDAIKLGIGMVFQHFMLVEPLTVTENVILGSEPTKGGAIDYAGARKKVAELIKQFNFGLDPDAKIEDLPVGMQQKVEILKTLYRGARILILDEPTAVLTPSETDELFEFLKGQYAAAGNSVVFISHKLHEVLHISDAISVIRDGKMIGTIPTKGATTETLANMMVGREVTLKVDKEPAQPGEVALDVRDVVVVNEHKKNVVNRVSFAVRRGEIVGIAGVEGNGQSQLVEAITGLITPQSGSITYDGKTAHGVKAVGQAGVSHVPEDRNERGLVLEMTTAENFILGEQDQAPFVGPFGLLKLDVIEKNARDLSEAYDVRPRSTALQAGRYSGGNAQKIIVAREMKKNPKILVASQPTRGVDIGAIEFIHAQIVKARDEGLAVLLISADLGEVMNLADRILVMYEGQVVGEVQADQATETQLGLMMTGSTLANTTPASASHAAANTSATK
- a CDS encoding S8 family serine peptidase; this translates as MTRSLPALLLLSCTLLPFAAAQVQVSQAQVAQAKVPAAPISQPAPKPIISPVPKPSPAPKPATPAIKPALPELAPLPAVPKAAAPLVPFSAALTPTATPLPLAKLPTDPLYPQQWNLNAINMAAGWAVTGGQAITVAVLDTGYINDPELAGRLVNGYDFVSDAGRSGDGDGRDYDASGVGQFNYHGEGVANIIAAAHDNQGMAGINPVARILAVRVAGEDGLIAPQDLIDGLRWAAGLRVSGAPSNTRPAKVINLSLYADFIALSGCDARIQKAVDEVTAKGVLIVAGAANDAADAGGYSPAGCRGVLTVAATNRTGRRASYSNYGASVALSAPGGEPNDPLVFSSVAGEQRRNGTSFAAPQVAGVASLVMSLNPKLTPAQITSLLERTAKPFAFGCDANPARTCGAGLLDAGAALRAAQLESRQR